The following DNA comes from Tachypleus tridentatus isolate NWPU-2018 chromosome 9, ASM421037v1, whole genome shotgun sequence.
tctCAACTGCATCTGGAAGCTTGAGATGAAAAACACTTTTTGTTACATCAACGTTAATATCACATTCAACATTTTTGTGACATTTAACAGTAAACGTAAATTCATATCTTAAGAACGATATAATTGTTCTAAATGTTATTTTAGcaattttaaattaaacctttcttctggttctttaaaaccaaattttaaacttatgaatAATTTTCACGATGTTGAAGTACAGAAATATCGTTAAATACTTTCCTAACATATTTGAATACTGTCGTTATaacttttcattattaacatttatttttattgcgtTAAACTAATCTTTCACatgattgtttgattgtttttttgaatttcacacaaaactactcgagggctatctgtgctagccgtccctaatttatcagcgtaagaatagagggaaggcagctagtcgtcaccacccaccctcaactcttgggctacttttttaccaacaaatagtggaattgaccgtcacattatatcgcctttACGGCTGAATAGGCGAGTATGATTGGCGCGaagggtatgcgaacccgcgaacctcagattacgagccgcacgccttaacacgctcggccatgccgggcctccctaaatatatatgaaattttaagTACCTTTCGTATATCAAGAAGTCTTCATACTGAAGAGAATATCTGccaatcataaaataaaacattgtttccaAAAATCataatgaattaaagaaaaatgatTTGTTATAACACTCCAAACACTAACCTCAGGTGCCTTTCTACCAAATACTTTTTCATCGCACTCTTTTATCTCTTTCATTTTTTCAGGCTTTTCTTTATTCGTCTCTGCATAAAAATACGTGATTGATTTTCTTTAGAAGAATATTTTCGTCGTGTTACGTAAAAAAATAGAATTACGTTACGTATTTAATAGAAGGAAGAAGTTATACTATTTTCTCCCAATAATAGATCTTAATATTTAGACGTAAATAGAAGTGTAgaactttaatgaaattattccaaaagtccatgtataatacagttaaaatattctgtggaagtatttttaatctcactCTCGAATCCTTGGAGTCATTGGAAATTGTCACGTCTGaaggaaacatttttttatattttcatatgtatCGTAATGTTCTTGTGCACATAAAAAAGTTTACTTCAATAATATTCTATTTCAGTTTctgttgctttgtttttcttatggaaaaatacaaaaagataCTATTTATTCAAGTAATACGAttaattaatatcttatatagtaataaatattaaaaatgaacttACTACACATCAGTTGCACGCCAACTTCTATGGTGTCGCCTTTCGCCATCGCCAGGCTTACGAGGACAACAAGAGTTACAAGCAGAACTTTCATGTTGACAATATTACTGTTTTCATGAAAATCTCAGTTTAGAAAAccctttttatatcatttattcaacatttttcagccaataagttaaattaatttctagttaacataaatttaatagttAGAGCATCTCCACCAACCATCGCAAGTCTCTTTCACAGATTGGACGAACCGTGTTTTCTATAAACCAATAACAGAGTGATCTTTCTAAATCATGAGACTTCTATGAACATAATAATATCACGTGTCTCACAtctgtttttttacactttcattCCTTGTAGAGTCTTGACTCTGTTAGAGCACGTTATACATATTACAGCTTTAATATATTTCCGTGAAGGTACTAATCTAATAACAAGTAATATTaaatggtgtatatatatatatatgtacagttttGTTCTGTTGAGAACCGTATGAATATTCTTAAGTGTCCTGTAAACACTCTTTGTGTTTAATACAGTTTAAGTTATGGAGTAACCGTTTATctgtttaacgttataaatccttCTCTTTCTTGTTATTCCTAAAgcagatattttaacattaaatgcaAGTAATGaaacatgtatatttaatacaTCTTATCTTTTGAAAGGTAAGAAAAACAAAGTCTGAGTTTCTATAATagtgaatataaatttaaattagaattattgtgcttatagtaaaaataatattgttttgttgttttgaattaagcacaaaactacttaatgggctatctgtgctctgcccaccacggatatcgaaacccggttttttagcgttgtaagtccgcagacataccgttgagccactggtgggctataataaaaatggaaaacgAATTTTCTGAGCTCAGCTACAGAATTAATCTACTTTTAGAAACTTGCTTTCTGTATTCAAGATCGTTAACCATTAGCTCAGCACAAGTTAAAGATAAACACAGACGTCGGAACTGGGGAGTACGATCTGCCCCAACAATTCAGCTGCTGAGTTTGAATAGCTTTGCTCCTTTCCCAACCTCCCAAAATTTTACTGATaacaatttttgtttagttttaacattaatCGGTTAATTTTATGAGTTGAAAGTATAAGATagtggtttttgttttaaattccaaACATTACGCTGTTAATAATTTTTTAGCATTTGTATGATGTGTATTCTGAATATTATCTGAAATATTCCTGTTAAGTGTATGACTTACTATTTTCTACACAATAAACAAttcagtttaaattttgtttgtacaaTACAATACTTGCTGTTGTTTgaaattattgattaatatttttaagcGTTTTCTTCACTGTCAGAAAATGTTTCACATTTCGTGACTGTCCTCTAGTGTACGTTAACATTCCGGCATGCTTGACAAGtataagtaacaaaattaattagaacAGTTTCAAAATGTGAGAAGATTGTGTGTTGTTTGGTGAAGAAAGGATATTTCTTAAATTAGCAATATTTCtatatcaatattatatttaagaCGTAGCAACAGTAAGAGTTTTAAAGTTGCATATATTGTCCTGTTTGATGTATATATTGATGTATCACACATTGTAAAAGAACTTTCACTTTTCTATCCATTTATCCAACATTCCCGTAAGTTCATATATTGAAAGTTCAAGATGACCTATAGTTTCCCCTGAATGGAAGACATAACATGTGTAAGTTCTACCACAAGCCAAGGGTATAATTCCATAAACTTGCCAGTGATTCATTTGGGTCactttacaattaaataaatgagTCATTAACACTGGCGGTCCATGTTATGGAAACAATTATTTAGTCTAAGGGCAAGTTCAAAGATAATTTCTCTTGAAATTTATGAATGCTGGGTGTGATATAAGCATGACTGTGAAATCCCATTACACGGttaaagagttggtggtaagtgctgttgtgttttatgaaagttttaaatatttattcaacacGATAACTAATTGTCAAGAGTTTCCATCAGGAATTATCTAATACATAAATTTGGTTAGTTTTATATGTTACAAGACTTTATCCTTGGAACGAAGTTAAAAAGGTTTCAACATGTATCTCACTTATATgttaaacatgtatattttattacagagaaATATAACACTGGTAAGAAACGTTAAACAATAATACTgttttatcaatcaaaacagACATGTAAGTACCACATGTAGCAACAGCGATAAATTATTCTTAAAGAACATCTGtacgataaatatatatatcaagaatAAAACCTTCGTACTATGAATTGTCTTTCGTGCGATAGTATATTCTTACCAAGAATAACACgcacatttgtttttcttgtcaattgaAGACAAGAGTTTACAAAGgtgtttgaaaagtttaaaaataaatcagaaacttCAGACACGTAAGTAGAGTCTTCTAATAACAAGCAGATATCAACGTCatacgacccgattcagggctggACATTAGTGTTGCCCTGGCTGGTATCTGAAGATCCAATGTCTTAGATTTGGATGTGGGGAAAAACGGGAAGGCCCCacgaaaacccactttcacaggacaggcgccgaaagttttacctgtcctgtgcccagatctgaaaaaaaaaaaacaaataaacatgaattaACCTTACCTGTGATTGTGTATTTTGTCGAGTAATTTGTGATTGTTTGAATATGTTAAATGAGTTAACTTACTcgtttttttatatcttttatgtCTTCTCTAAGTCCCATTATTTTGTGAATTGTTCTTTCCGAGATGTCTTATATCAGAGGCGCAGGAATCGCGAAAAAGTAAATTGGTTTGAACATCTTTGAAACATGGTTTCTCCATGTTGCTAATAATGTTTCTACGGTCGCATGGAGATGAAGACATCAGGTGAAAAATGATTACAGAATAGATCCCCTGAGGTGGTATATACAGATATTTACTGGTCCAGATACCCCACGCTAAAGAATTCCCAATATTAACAAAGActaatatcaaattatttctttttatttgggCTTACCTATCAAGAAGTGGTGTATTCATTACCTCGCCACGAGTATAATGTTCCCTGGATAAGACAGGAACTTTTGTAGCTAAGGAGAGGTATTGGAGAAGTCAAAAGTTTGCATGGAAGTCTATCCTGGTAGAGCTGTTTTCATAGCAATACATTTTGCAAGTGTCCGAGAGGAAACTGAATTGGTTTTTTTCTGTTGACTCCACAGCTTTTAGGACAGTTGTGATATTTATTGGTGATATTGGAGTTAATGGTGAAGTCAATATGTGAATAAACTGACCAGTCCCTTATTTCTCTCACGTAGTTAAAACAGTGTGCTGTTAACATTGCGTATAAAATATTCCCCCAGCTTTCTTTATGATGCTTCTAAATTCTAGGAAAATTTGGATGAATTAGGTTCTTGGTGCTCCATGTGACAAGTTATTCTTGATTCTTTGAAAACCCAAACTATTGTGTTTTGAACAtaagagtaataaataaatgaaaaatgttttcgaAGAAATTATGTCTTTgtgattcatattttattaaagtctGACTGAGAAAGTCCATTTTACTTCTCTGTTTCCAATAATGCACCTAATCATGAATTTCTTACTTACTGCAGGTGAAAAATTTAGGGTTTAATACATCCACCATAttcaatatttacattaaatatattagacCTTTATGGAATAT
Coding sequences within:
- the LOC143225348 gene encoding uncharacterized protein LOC143225348, yielding MKVLLVTLVVLVSLAMAKGDTIEVGVQLMCKTNKEKPEKMKEIKECDEKVFGRKAPELPDAVETCKKNVISEDKLDEFWNEICDEGQEANMQQFKNCIADKVEEAGEDSESLLIAIIKNCI